A region from the Saccharicrinis carchari genome encodes:
- a CDS encoding 3-deoxy-D-manno-octulosonic acid transferase — protein sequence MSIVYNLGIFLYSALLWLLSPFNHKAKKLHRGRADTMRRISELHIKHSSIWIHCASLGEFEQGRPIIEAIKRKKPSQKIVLTFFSPSGYEVQKNYALADEVFYLPADRPANAKKLIRAIKPKQVIFVKYEFWFHYLNQLHRSGIDTYIVSAIFRPQHAFFRWYGGWYKKMLRCFTKLYVQDEESAQLLANIGITNCQVSGDTRFDRVYQIAQNAREYPQLALFAKGHKVIVGGSTWPTGEKLLSAYLKHNPDCKLLLAPHEIHEEHMAQIETAMKPFGCARYTALQDVDPEQLRVLIVDTMGMLSSMYRYGDVAYIGGGFGSGIHNTLEAATFGLPVIIGPNYQKYQEACDLIQLGGGFCIHNSSEFNQRADNLLKNTEQLATASRASVDYVNNMRGATQTIIKELIG from the coding sequence ATGTCGATAGTTTACAATCTCGGAATATTTTTATACAGCGCTTTGCTTTGGCTGCTGAGCCCGTTCAATCACAAAGCGAAAAAACTTCACCGGGGAAGAGCCGATACCATGCGTCGAATTTCTGAGCTCCACATTAAGCATTCTTCCATATGGATACACTGTGCATCGTTGGGCGAGTTTGAACAAGGCAGACCCATTATAGAAGCCATCAAAAGAAAAAAACCATCCCAAAAAATAGTACTCACCTTTTTTTCTCCGTCGGGGTACGAAGTGCAAAAGAACTATGCACTGGCCGACGAGGTGTTTTACTTACCCGCCGACAGACCCGCTAATGCCAAAAAACTTATACGTGCCATCAAGCCCAAGCAAGTTATTTTTGTTAAGTACGAGTTTTGGTTTCATTATTTAAACCAACTTCATCGCTCCGGAATTGACACCTATATTGTTTCTGCCATCTTTAGGCCACAACATGCTTTTTTTAGATGGTATGGCGGATGGTACAAAAAAATGCTGCGTTGCTTTACCAAATTGTATGTTCAGGACGAAGAATCTGCGCAACTACTTGCCAATATAGGCATCACAAACTGTCAAGTATCGGGCGACACCCGTTTTGACCGCGTATATCAAATTGCTCAAAATGCCAGGGAATACCCGCAACTGGCTCTTTTTGCCAAGGGACATAAAGTTATTGTAGGTGGCAGCACCTGGCCGACAGGAGAGAAACTATTATCTGCCTATTTAAAACACAATCCCGATTGCAAATTACTGCTGGCACCTCACGAAATTCATGAAGAACATATGGCACAGATTGAAACCGCGATGAAACCATTTGGATGCGCCCGCTACACGGCACTGCAAGACGTAGACCCAGAGCAGCTTAGAGTTTTGATTGTAGACACCATGGGCATGCTGTCATCGATGTACCGTTACGGAGATGTGGCGTATATTGGCGGTGGTTTTGGCAGCGGAATTCACAACACCCTGGAAGCTGCTACTTTCGGCCTGCCCGTTATTATAGGCCCCAATTACCAGAAATATCAGGAAGCATGCGACCTCATACAACTCGGTGGTGGATTTTGCATACACAACAGCTCCGAATTTAACCAAAGAGCCGACAATCTTTTAAAAAATACCGAACAATTAGCTACCGCATCTAGAGCCTCTGTTGATTATGTAAACAATATGCGTGGCGCCACACAGACAATAATAAAAGAACTAATCGGTTAG
- the gcvP gene encoding aminomethyl-transferring glycine dehydrogenase has protein sequence MATDKFVARHIGPRKHEINQMLDAIGAESMEALMNEAVPSNIRLKEPLRLARGITERQYFRKIKDIAAKNKVYNTYIGMGYYDTITPAVIHRNVLENPVWYTSYTPYQAEISQGRLEALLNFQTVVVELTGMEITNASLLDEATAAAEAMMVMYDCRPRQMAKDGANIVFVDEKIWPQTRAVLETRARPLGIELQFGNWQNYKPADKHFGVIIQYPNSDGKVEDYRALVEKAHEKECQVAVGADLLSLSMLTPPGEWGADIVFGSTQRFGVPMGYGGPHAAFFAARESAKRYMPGRIIGITKDANGKRALRMALQTREQHIKREKATSNICTAQALLATMAGFYAVYHGPEGITTIAKQIHGIASLLAAEIEKLGYKQLNDNFFDTIRFSMAPHASVELIEQYSLELEMNFRYFDNDEVALSIDETTNLEDVNWILEVFARAACTNEPEIKELPITCTIDKAYLRVGKFMQQEVFRLYRSETEMLRYIKKLERRDISLTHSMISLGSCTMKLNAATEMLPLSWIEFGGIHPFVPVDQAAGYHLLFAELKRDLAEITGFADVSLQPNSGAAGEYAGLMVIRAYHHSRGEQQRNVAIIPSSAHGTNPASAVMAGMQVVVVKCDERGNIDVDDLRAKAEKYKDTLACLMITYPSTHGVFEASVVEICAIIHQNGGQVYMDGANMNAQVGLTNPGLIGADVCHLNLHKTFAIPHGGGGPGVGPIGVARHLIPFLPSHPVVPNGRKGIPAVAAAPWGSASVLPITYGYIKMLGSDGLTKSTEVAILNANYLAHRLKDDYGILYTGEKGRVAHEMILECRHFKAKTGITELDIAKRLMDFGYHAPTLSFPVHGTLMVEPTESESLHEMDRFVEALKTIYAEIKEIEEGKADKLDNVLKNAPHPDYKVVADEWPHAYGREKAAFPLEWIRENKFWIGVARVDDAFGDRNLICTCGSPEEYAIWQQQEETATASR, from the coding sequence ATGGCTACAGATAAATTTGTTGCACGACATATAGGTCCGCGCAAGCACGAGATTAACCAAATGTTAGATGCCATTGGAGCAGAATCGATGGAAGCCCTGATGAATGAGGCAGTTCCATCCAATATCCGATTAAAAGAACCATTACGTCTGGCTCGTGGAATTACCGAGCGGCAGTATTTCAGGAAGATAAAAGATATAGCCGCAAAAAACAAGGTATATAATACCTATATCGGGATGGGATATTACGATACAATAACCCCGGCCGTAATCCATCGTAACGTATTGGAAAACCCGGTTTGGTACACTTCTTACACGCCCTATCAGGCCGAAATATCCCAGGGGCGCCTGGAGGCCTTGCTTAACTTTCAAACGGTAGTGGTTGAGCTTACCGGTATGGAAATTACTAACGCTTCCTTGTTAGACGAGGCCACTGCTGCTGCCGAAGCCATGATGGTGATGTACGATTGCAGACCCCGTCAAATGGCTAAAGACGGAGCCAATATTGTTTTTGTAGATGAAAAGATATGGCCACAGACACGTGCCGTATTGGAAACTCGGGCCAGGCCGCTCGGTATAGAATTGCAGTTTGGTAACTGGCAAAATTATAAGCCGGCTGACAAACATTTTGGGGTGATAATTCAATACCCCAACTCCGATGGTAAGGTGGAGGATTACCGTGCTTTAGTTGAAAAAGCACATGAAAAAGAGTGTCAAGTAGCTGTGGGAGCCGATTTGCTTAGCCTCTCCATGCTTACCCCACCGGGTGAGTGGGGTGCCGATATTGTTTTTGGTTCTACGCAACGCTTTGGGGTGCCTATGGGTTATGGCGGTCCGCATGCCGCTTTTTTTGCAGCCCGTGAGTCGGCCAAGCGCTATATGCCTGGCAGAATCATTGGTATAACCAAAGATGCCAATGGCAAACGCGCCTTGCGCATGGCTTTGCAAACCCGCGAGCAGCATATCAAACGCGAAAAGGCCACATCCAATATATGTACGGCTCAGGCATTGCTTGCCACTATGGCAGGTTTTTATGCCGTATACCACGGCCCGGAGGGAATTACCACTATAGCCAAACAAATTCACGGTATTGCCTCACTACTCGCCGCTGAAATTGAGAAATTGGGCTATAAACAACTAAATGATAACTTTTTCGATACCATCCGTTTTTCTATGGCGCCCCATGCTTCCGTAGAACTTATAGAGCAGTATTCGTTGGAATTGGAGATGAACTTCCGTTATTTTGATAACGACGAGGTGGCCTTAAGTATTGACGAAACCACTAACCTGGAAGATGTAAACTGGATTCTTGAAGTGTTTGCCCGTGCTGCATGCACCAATGAACCTGAAATAAAAGAACTACCAATTACATGCACCATCGACAAGGCATATCTGCGGGTTGGTAAGTTTATGCAACAGGAGGTGTTCAGGCTGTATCGTTCCGAAACAGAGATGTTGCGTTACATCAAGAAGTTGGAACGCAGGGATATTTCGCTGACACATTCCATGATTTCGCTGGGATCCTGCACCATGAAGCTGAATGCTGCCACAGAGATGTTGCCGCTGAGCTGGATAGAGTTTGGTGGTATCCATCCTTTTGTGCCGGTGGATCAGGCTGCAGGTTACCATTTGCTTTTTGCCGAGCTTAAGCGCGATCTGGCTGAAATAACAGGCTTTGCTGATGTGAGCCTACAGCCCAACTCGGGTGCGGCCGGAGAATATGCCGGACTGATGGTTATCCGTGCCTACCACCATAGCCGCGGCGAGCAACAACGGAATGTGGCTATCATTCCATCCTCGGCACACGGAACGAATCCGGCCAGCGCAGTGATGGCGGGTATGCAGGTAGTAGTGGTAAAATGCGACGAGCGTGGTAATATAGACGTTGATGACCTCCGTGCCAAAGCTGAGAAATACAAAGATACGCTTGCCTGCCTTATGATTACCTATCCAAGTACACACGGCGTTTTTGAGGCATCGGTAGTAGAAATTTGTGCTATCATACACCAAAACGGTGGACAGGTTTATATGGACGGCGCTAATATGAATGCACAGGTAGGTCTTACCAACCCGGGGCTTATAGGTGCCGATGTGTGTCATCTTAATTTGCATAAAACATTCGCTATTCCGCATGGTGGGGGTGGGCCTGGTGTGGGTCCCATTGGTGTGGCCAGGCATTTAATTCCGTTTTTGCCTTCGCATCCCGTTGTACCCAACGGACGTAAAGGTATACCGGCCGTTGCCGCAGCTCCATGGGGTAGTGCCAGTGTACTGCCCATCACTTATGGCTACATTAAAATGTTGGGTAGCGATGGACTTACCAAATCTACTGAGGTAGCTATTCTCAATGCCAACTATCTGGCTCATCGCTTAAAAGATGATTATGGTATCCTTTATACGGGCGAAAAAGGCAGGGTAGCACACGAAATGATTCTGGAGTGTCGCCACTTTAAGGCGAAAACAGGTATCACGGAGCTCGATATTGCCAAGCGGCTGATGGATTTTGGATATCATGCCCCAACGCTTTCCTTCCCGGTACACGGCACTTTGATGGTGGAGCCCACCGAAAGCGAATCGCTGCACGAAATGGATAGGTTTGTTGAAGCCCTGAAAACCATTTATGCCGAAATAAAGGAGATAGAGGAGGGCAAAGCAGATAAACTGGATAACGTGCTGAAAAATGCTCCTCATCCGGATTATAAAGTGGTGGCCGATGAATGGCCTCATGCTTATGGACGTGAAAAAGCAGCCTTCCCCTTGGAATGGATTCGTGAAAATAAGTTTTGGATTGGTGTGGCAAGGGTGGATGATGCTTTTGGGGATAGAAACCTTATTTGTACCTGTGGCTCGCCTGAGGAGTATGCCATATGGCAACAGCAGGAAGAGACTGCTACAGCAAGCAGATAA
- the priA gene encoding replication restart helicase PriA, producing MDSTFYADIILPVPLPRLFTYQIPEEWTSAIVPGMRVVVPFGNKKYYSGVVYSLHDQKPEAYETKEIISILDKQPVVNEVQLNFWRWIADYYMCTLGEVYKAALPSGLKLESQTKVHYNADWLSGAKLNAKETIVLDYLAEKKTASIQDLNNITEMKNSLPVIKSLLDKQAVFVSERLKDSYKPKTKKVLQLAPEYSHEQKLQNAFTELSRAKKQLNALMVFFTMIGGAHKNNYAKTIDKNELKKKSGASTTVLNELISKGLFIEIETTISRLDTDATSTKGMHNLNPIQQKARQQIQQQFALKDAVLLHGVTSSGKTEIYIQLIQEQIKQGKQVLYLLPEIALTTQITSRLKLVFGNQIGIYHSKYSDAERVEVWNDILNKENYKVVIGVRSSIFLPFDNLGLIIIDEEHENTYKQFDPAPRYHARDAALVLAHMHKAKVLLGTATPSIETYRNTQVGKYGLVELFERFEGIKMPRIQTVNVREEKRKKKMSSDFSPLLVEEVGRALENGEQAILFQNRRGFSPYLECAQCSWVPKCKYCDVSLTYHKHINQLVCHYCGHSNYLPRTCSACESPALHTKGFGTEKIEEDIRIIFPEAKVVRMDLDTSRTRKSHENIIRSFERSEVDILIGTQMISKGLDFDKVSVVGILNADSMLNYPDFRAFERSFQMMAQVGGRAGRKNKQGTVIIQTANPDNPVILDVVNNNFKNHYQNELAERETYKYPPFYRLIYLTIKHKNANIANQAADYFGQYLRGIFNERVVGPQAPPISKIQNWHIRKVMLKLESGVSLPKIKTMLRSAIDTVVSHPGFKAVVIQADVDPM from the coding sequence ATGGACAGCACATTTTATGCAGATATTATTTTGCCGGTTCCTTTGCCGCGCCTTTTCACCTACCAAATTCCGGAAGAGTGGACAAGCGCAATAGTACCCGGTATGCGCGTAGTGGTGCCCTTTGGAAATAAAAAATACTATTCGGGTGTGGTTTATTCCCTGCACGATCAAAAGCCCGAAGCATACGAGACCAAAGAGATTATCTCGATACTGGACAAACAACCTGTAGTAAACGAAGTGCAACTGAATTTTTGGCGCTGGATAGCCGATTATTACATGTGCACCTTGGGTGAAGTATATAAAGCGGCCTTGCCATCGGGATTAAAGTTAGAAAGCCAAACCAAAGTACATTATAATGCAGATTGGCTTTCCGGGGCGAAGCTCAATGCCAAAGAAACCATCGTATTGGATTACCTGGCCGAAAAAAAAACAGCCAGCATACAGGATTTAAATAACATAACGGAAATGAAAAACTCACTTCCTGTTATAAAGTCCTTACTCGACAAACAAGCCGTATTTGTTAGCGAACGCCTGAAAGACAGCTACAAACCAAAGACTAAAAAGGTGCTGCAACTGGCCCCTGAATACAGCCATGAGCAAAAATTGCAGAATGCCTTTACAGAATTGAGCCGAGCCAAAAAACAGCTGAATGCGCTCATGGTTTTTTTTACTATGATAGGTGGCGCGCATAAAAACAACTATGCCAAAACCATCGATAAAAATGAATTAAAGAAAAAAAGCGGTGCCTCTACAACTGTGCTCAACGAGTTAATAAGTAAAGGTTTGTTTATAGAGATAGAAACTACCATATCCCGATTGGATACTGATGCAACGTCAACCAAAGGCATGCACAACCTTAACCCTATACAGCAAAAAGCCAGGCAGCAAATCCAGCAGCAGTTTGCTCTTAAAGATGCGGTACTGCTGCACGGTGTAACATCGAGCGGAAAAACCGAAATATACATCCAGCTTATCCAGGAGCAAATAAAACAAGGAAAACAGGTGCTTTACCTCTTGCCTGAAATTGCCTTGACTACGCAAATTACCTCGCGCCTGAAACTGGTATTTGGCAATCAGATAGGTATTTATCACTCTAAGTACAGCGATGCAGAACGGGTAGAAGTGTGGAACGACATACTAAACAAGGAAAACTACAAGGTGGTAATAGGCGTTCGCTCGTCGATATTTTTGCCTTTCGACAACCTGGGGCTGATAATAATAGATGAAGAGCATGAAAATACCTATAAGCAATTTGACCCTGCACCGCGATACCATGCCCGCGATGCCGCCCTGGTACTGGCTCATATGCACAAGGCCAAAGTATTGCTGGGAACAGCCACGCCATCCATAGAAACCTATCGCAATACACAAGTAGGCAAGTATGGTTTAGTAGAACTATTTGAACGTTTTGAAGGTATAAAAATGCCGCGGATACAAACCGTTAATGTAAGAGAAGAAAAACGTAAAAAAAAGATGAGTTCGGATTTTTCGCCTTTACTGGTGGAAGAGGTGGGTAGAGCCTTGGAAAATGGCGAACAAGCTATCTTGTTTCAGAACCGAAGGGGTTTTTCGCCTTACTTAGAGTGTGCCCAATGTTCGTGGGTGCCCAAGTGCAAATACTGCGATGTGAGCCTCACCTACCATAAACACATCAACCAACTGGTTTGCCATTATTGCGGCCATTCAAACTACTTGCCGCGTACCTGTAGTGCTTGCGAATCTCCTGCCTTGCACACCAAAGGTTTTGGCACCGAGAAAATTGAGGAGGACATCCGCATCATTTTCCCCGAAGCCAAGGTGGTACGTATGGATTTGGATACATCACGTACACGAAAATCACACGAAAATATCATACGCAGTTTCGAGCGTAGCGAAGTAGATATATTGATTGGTACCCAAATGATATCTAAGGGGCTCGACTTTGACAAGGTGAGCGTAGTGGGAATACTCAATGCAGATAGCATGCTCAACTACCCCGACTTCAGGGCTTTTGAACGTAGTTTCCAGATGATGGCACAGGTAGGTGGCAGAGCAGGCCGTAAGAACAAACAGGGAACCGTGATTATACAAACCGCCAACCCGGATAACCCGGTTATTTTAGATGTGGTAAACAACAACTTTAAAAATCATTACCAAAATGAATTGGCCGAACGCGAAACATATAAGTATCCGCCTTTTTACCGTTTAATATACCTCACCATAAAACACAAAAATGCCAATATAGCTAACCAGGCCGCCGATTATTTTGGCCAGTATTTACGCGGAATATTTAACGAAAGGGTGGTTGGACCGCAGGCACCACCCATCAGTAAAATACAAAACTGGCATATACGTAAGGTGATGCTAAAATTAGAAAGCGGGGTTTCACTGCCCAAAATAAAAACCATGCTCCGCAGCGCCATAGATACCGTAGTATCGCACCCCGGTTTTAAAGCGGTAGTGATTCAGGCCGATGTAGATCCGATGTAA
- the dnaB gene encoding replicative DNA helicase codes for MAEKRTYPNKKTSPKVDLEVGKMPPQALEIEEAVLGALMLEKDAFTAVGEILKPECFYKDTHQKIYSAIQTLNAKDRPVDMLTVTEELRSMSMLEEVGGAFFITQLTGRIASAANIEYHARIIWQKYLQREVIRISSELQTKAYDDAIDVDDLLDESESSFFKLSQGNMKKGVTQINPVIDEAIEMIKIASQREDGMSGVPSGFHELDRITSGWQKTDMIVIAARPAMGKTAFVLSMARNMALDFNQAVAVFSLEMGNVQLVNRLIVSETELPAEKIKKGNLASYEWEQLDHKIQNLIDAPIYVDDSPGLSIFELRAKARRLKKEHDIQVIIIDYLQLMNANGMNAGSRQEEVSMISRSLKGLAKELNIPIIALSQLNRGVEGRAGAEGKRPQLSDLRESGAIEQDADMVCFIHRPEYYRITEDEQGNSLIGMGEIIVAKHRNGATGDVRLRFRGELARFENPDTGVFGSDLGVDAGGQSVTYGSKMNEPTGNDGFSGVPGGYSSDISEFPQNPADRDMPF; via the coding sequence ATGGCAGAAAAAAGAACTTACCCCAATAAAAAAACATCACCTAAAGTAGATTTAGAAGTAGGTAAAATGCCGCCTCAGGCCTTGGAAATAGAAGAGGCGGTATTGGGTGCGCTGATGTTAGAAAAGGATGCTTTTACTGCTGTAGGCGAGATACTGAAACCCGAGTGTTTTTACAAGGATACGCACCAAAAAATATATTCAGCCATCCAAACCCTCAACGCCAAGGATCGCCCCGTTGACATGCTCACGGTAACTGAAGAGCTGCGCAGCATGAGCATGTTGGAGGAGGTGGGTGGTGCCTTTTTTATCACCCAACTAACGGGCAGAATTGCTTCGGCGGCGAACATTGAATATCATGCCCGCATCATCTGGCAAAAATACTTGCAGCGCGAGGTAATTCGCATCAGCTCGGAGCTTCAGACCAAAGCCTATGATGATGCCATAGACGTGGACGACCTGCTGGACGAATCGGAAAGCTCCTTTTTTAAGCTGAGCCAGGGTAACATGAAAAAGGGGGTTACCCAAATTAATCCTGTCATCGATGAAGCCATCGAGATGATTAAGATAGCCTCGCAACGCGAAGACGGGATGAGTGGGGTACCTTCCGGCTTCCATGAGCTGGACAGGATAACCTCAGGTTGGCAAAAAACGGATATGATAGTTATCGCGGCGCGTCCCGCTATGGGAAAAACAGCCTTTGTTTTAAGCATGGCACGTAACATGGCACTGGACTTTAACCAGGCCGTGGCAGTATTTTCGTTGGAGATGGGCAACGTGCAGCTGGTAAACCGATTGATCGTTTCAGAAACGGAACTACCTGCCGAAAAGATAAAAAAAGGCAACCTGGCCAGCTACGAGTGGGAACAACTCGACCATAAAATACAAAACCTTATTGATGCTCCCATTTATGTGGACGACTCTCCCGGTCTTTCCATATTTGAGTTGAGAGCCAAAGCCCGCAGGCTAAAAAAAGAACATGACATACAAGTGATTATTATCGACTACCTTCAGCTGATGAATGCCAATGGCATGAATGCCGGTTCGAGACAGGAAGAAGTAAGTATGATATCGCGCTCACTAAAGGGGCTGGCCAAGGAACTGAACATACCTATCATTGCCCTTTCGCAGCTCAACCGGGGTGTAGAGGGACGTGCCGGAGCGGAGGGGAAACGCCCCCAGCTTTCCGACCTTAGGGAGTCCGGAGCCATTGAGCAGGATGCCGATATGGTGTGCTTTATACATCGTCCGGAATACTATCGTATTACGGAGGATGAGCAGGGCAACTCATTGATAGGCATGGGCGAAATCATCGTGGCCAAACACCGTAACGGGGCTACAGGAGATGTTAGGTTGCGCTTTAGGGGTGAGCTGGCCCGTTTCGAGAACCCAGACACAGGTGTGTTCGGGAGTGATTTGGGCGTTGATGCCGGTGGCCAGTCGGTAACCTACGGTTCTAAAATGAACGAACCTACCGGAAATGATGGCTTTAGCGGAGTACCGGGTGGCTACAGTTCAGATATTTCCGAATTTCCGCAAAATCCTGCCGATAGAGACATGCCGTTTTAA
- a CDS encoding DUF805 domain-containing protein — protein sequence MNWYLTVLKNYADFSGRARRKEYWMFVLFNIIFAIVAIVVDNILGITFGVIPYGPVYLLYGLAVIIPSVAVGVRRLHDIGKSGWMILISLIPIIGGIWLLVLMVTDSVPGDNQYGPNPKAITF from the coding sequence ATGAATTGGTATTTAACTGTATTAAAAAATTACGCCGACTTTAGTGGCCGTGCACGACGAAAAGAGTACTGGATGTTCGTGCTGTTCAACATTATTTTTGCCATTGTGGCAATAGTTGTGGACAATATCCTGGGAATAACTTTTGGTGTAATACCCTATGGACCAGTCTACCTACTATATGGCTTAGCGGTTATAATTCCGAGTGTAGCTGTTGGGGTGCGACGCTTACACGATATTGGTAAAAGTGGTTGGATGATTTTAATTTCTCTTATCCCTATAATCGGCGGTATTTGGTTATTGGTACTGATGGTTACTGATAGTGTGCCCGGAGATAATCAGTATGGTCCAAACCCTAAAGCTATAACGTTTTAA
- the ispE gene encoding 4-(cytidine 5'-diphospho)-2-C-methyl-D-erythritol kinase: MIYFPNAKINIGLYVTEKRPDGYHNIETLFYPTRLCDALEILENTESEAPLQWSSSGIALDGKAADNLCVKALNLLKQDYAIPPVKMHLHKVIPFGAGLGGGSADAAFTLKGLNDMFKLGIATDKLMAYAASLGADCAFFIHNIPQMATGIGDILSPCNINLKGYYLLLVKPDIHVSTPEAYKGIRPKPLAVPFTAQLNLPPDQWKGVIKNDFEESVFPNHPGIKAIKDKMYATGALYASMTGSGAAVFGLFKNKPEKDYPGCFVWYEEIG; this comes from the coding sequence ATGATTTATTTTCCTAACGCAAAAATAAATATTGGCCTGTACGTTACCGAAAAACGACCGGATGGCTATCATAATATCGAAACCTTATTTTATCCTACACGCCTGTGCGATGCCCTGGAGATACTTGAAAATACGGAAAGTGAGGCTCCACTTCAATGGAGCAGCAGCGGGATAGCGCTGGATGGCAAGGCCGCGGACAACCTCTGCGTAAAAGCTTTGAATTTGTTAAAGCAGGATTACGCTATCCCACCCGTAAAAATGCATCTGCATAAGGTGATACCTTTTGGAGCGGGTTTGGGCGGAGGGTCGGCAGATGCGGCATTTACTTTAAAAGGATTAAACGATATGTTTAAGTTGGGTATCGCTACAGATAAACTGATGGCTTATGCTGCCAGCCTGGGTGCCGATTGTGCCTTTTTTATCCATAACATCCCACAAATGGCCACGGGTATAGGCGATATTTTAAGTCCATGTAATATTAATTTAAAAGGATATTATTTATTATTGGTCAAGCCCGATATACATGTGTCTACGCCCGAGGCCTACAAGGGCATCCGGCCCAAACCTCTTGCTGTACCTTTTACAGCGCAATTGAACTTGCCTCCCGACCAATGGAAAGGGGTAATAAAAAATGATTTTGAGGAATCGGTATTTCCCAATCATCCGGGAATAAAAGCCATTAAAGATAAAATGTATGCAACAGGGGCGCTGTATGCTTCTATGACAGGTAGTGGAGCAGCCGTATTTGGGCTGTTTAAAAATAAACCCGAAAAGGATTATCCGGGCTGCTTTGTTTGGTATGAAGAAATCGGATAG
- a CDS encoding acetyl-CoA carboxylase biotin carboxyl carrier protein subunit, with protein MSKKDELVGFQVLSMIYKTKTTKKYLNRKPWQAPDFCEIKSYIPGTIVKINVKVGDKVKEGESLLVLEAMKMLNQIAMPFDGKIKEICVSEGDKVPKNHLMIVIEE; from the coding sequence ATGAGCAAAAAAGACGAATTGGTCGGTTTTCAAGTGCTGAGCATGATTTACAAAACCAAGACCACAAAAAAATACCTGAACAGGAAGCCTTGGCAAGCTCCGGATTTCTGCGAGATAAAATCGTATATACCCGGAACAATTGTGAAAATAAACGTTAAGGTGGGTGATAAGGTAAAAGAAGGTGAATCGCTACTGGTGCTGGAAGCCATGAAAATGCTAAACCAAATAGCTATGCCTTTTGATGGTAAGATAAAAGAAATTTGCGTTAGCGAAGGTGATAAAGTTCCTAAGAACCATTTGATGATTGTTATCGAAGAATAG